Below is a window of Candidatus Bathyarchaeia archaeon DNA.
CTGAAAAACACAAAACAGCGCCTGTTTCTTTCTGGAAAACTTTATTTCAGTTGAAGCATAAACTGCATTTAGGTTCAAGCAATGGTCGAAGTCAAGAATCTGAAACTCACAGTTGTCTTAAGGAAAGAAGAAGAGGGAGGTTACTCAGCCCAGTGCCTGGAGCTCCCAGGAGCCATCAGCCAGGGAGAAACAAGAAAAGAAACCCTCACCAACATCCGAGAAGCCATAGAAGGCTACTTGGAAGCATTCCCAGAAGAGCTGGAACATCTCAAGCGAAAGAGAGAGTTGGTGCAAATAACTGTCTGAGAAGCTACCAACCCTTTCTTGGCGAAAAATAATCAAGGCACTCAACAAAGCTGATTTCAAGGTCGTTCATCAAAGAGGCAGCCACATATTTCTGACGGATGGTAAGCACAAGGTCACAGTTCCACGACATGAAGCAGTAAAGAAAGGTACCCTTCTTTCGATAATGGCTCAAGCAGGACTAACAAAAGAAGAATTTCTGAAACTTTTGAGAAAAAAGTGAACCAAAAAGAAAACTGACCTCTCCCGTAATATTGAAAGATTGGATTCATAACATCCGACTTGGATAGAATACTCAAGAGGGAAATCCTGTGGAGGCAACAGTAGAAAACATAGAAAAACTCGACGTAACATACGACAAAGAACGAGACATACTCTACATAAGCTTCGGCAAACCAACAGAAGCCGACGAATCCAAACTAACCCAAAACGACATAGTAGTAAGATACAAACACGGAAAAGTCATAGGCCTCACAGTCATAAGCTTCTCAAAAAGACTACCCTCAGAACACCAAACAGCGCAGTAAACGAAACCACGTCTCCAAGCAACCTTCTCCTAACCAATAAGGAACGAACCCTACTTCAAGAAATAAGCAGTCTACTTGAGGAAATCATCAAAACCATAGACCATAAAAGAACCCAAACAGACCACCAGAGAAAAGCGCTCAAACTTTGTTGATGACACTAAGAGCAGTTGGGCATCAACGCCCACACAGCCAGCCGCCTACAACATGGAAGTAGTAGTCAACGTACACGCGGCGCAGACTACTACTTCTAAAGCAGAAACCCACCTCGGTGTTATTACTGATTCTAAGCGGAAGTTAATAACATCTGAAAAGAAACCCACCTCCGACATCGAAGAAGTTGTTGTGGCAAACCCTTCAACGTCAACAACAACTTCAAAACAGCCACAGCCCTTAACACATGACATTGGGAGGCGTTGATGTCACCCGGAACACACTGATGATGACGTCCGTACAGCTTCAGCCACACCCATACGTGATGATGATGAAACCATAGCGAAAGTCAACTTCATCACGCACACAATCACAACACTGGCAGAAGAAGGCCTTAAGGGTATGTCACCTTCTTCTTCGACACAGTCTTCACAGCCGCAGCGCTCAACATACTCAAAGCCACGCATACCAACATTAAACGTCACGCATGCCAACATTGAACGTCACGCTAAAACACGAGCCAACAGTGCCAGAAACACCATACAGAACCATGAACAGGGCCTAAAAAGCAAACTGAAAAGTGGAACTTTCACGCTGAAAAAAATTTTCAGCACTCATACTAATAGACCCCAACCCTGACGCCATGAATCCGCCTACGCCTCACGCTTAAGCAGATGCCCCAACATAACCGCGAACTCATCCAAACGGTCTATGCTAATATTCTCACCTATCACGTGACCCACATGCCCAGGACCCATAATCACAGTCTTGATGCCAGCCATATGATACAGGTACATGGAATCAGTTCTTCCCAAACCAATACGCAGTTGAGGTTGATACCCAACAACGCGTTCACACGACTTCACAGCCAGCTTAACCACGTCTTCCTCTTTATCAACGAGGTAAGGCAACTGCACATTTGAACTGAACTCACATTTCACTTTGACATCCTGCAAGTTCTCAAGCGCGGACCGAATCGTCTGAATTATCGCCTGAGGATCCTCATTTGGCAGAATCCTTCTCTCACAAGTTATCCTGCACTCGCTTGGAACAATGTTTATGGCTCTGCCGCCTTCGATCAGAGCCACGTTAACAGGCATTTCTCCCACAAAATCACCCATCTTAAATTTGCCCAACGGAATCTGCCTCAACGCCGCTATTACATTGACCATGTCGTAAATGGCGTTCTTTCCTTGATGCGGCGTCGACGAATGCGCTTCTTTTCCAATCGTCGTAACTGTGAAAGAGACTCGCCCAGTGCATCCGAGGCTCACTGTCCACTTGTCGTTCCGAACTGTGGGCTCAATGTTTACGCCATAGTCAGCAGTAAACCCACGATTATTAGAGAGAAAATACGGCATACCCAGCAGTCTCTTTCCACCTAGTTGGATTCCATTATCCTCGTAGTTCACGAACTGAACAATCAACTTGGCAAACCGCGAACTGTCCAAACACGAAAGCGCAGCCAAAGTAGCAGCAATCCCTCCCTTCGCATCAGAGGCTCCAAGCCCAATCAGCCGAGTGCCTTTCCGCTTGGGCACCAACGCGTCACCCCATTCAATCGAGGGCGGCACAGTGTCAAAATGCGTGTTCAAGAGGAAGACTTTATCTCCATTGAACGTTCTTTCAGCTGTAACGTTGAAAAGATCGTCAAGCGTAACCTGAAAGCCCAGCGCCTCAAGCTGTGCAGACAGGAAATGGGCGCAGTCTTGCATGCCCTTTTCAACTTTGTCCAACGTGACTTGATATGTGGGAAACTCGATCAGTTGCTTCAAAATTTCAACAGCGTTCATATTCTTGGCAACCTACTCGTGGCTTTGAACTTCAGAGGTATCCTGTTGAGTGCAGATAAAATCTTGCAATGGGATGCCGAACCCGTCTGGAATGATTTTAATATGGGATCAGCCATATCATCTGCTTCCAAATTCATGGGAGCATGCACATTCATGTCTGGAAAACCTCTAGTCTCAATTGTTACAGCGGGCATGTCCAAGTTTGGGCGATTCGACGGCGTTTACGGCAGAGAACTCTTTGTTGAAGCGGCGAAGGACGCCTATGAAAAATGTCCAAATCTCGATCCAAAAAGAGACATCAAAGCGTTGATTGTGGGCCAAATGGGCGAATCTTTTGAGCATCAAGGGCACACGGGTCCAACTGTGGCAGACTGGATTGGGTTGACGCCGATCCCCACAATGAGAACTGAAGCTGCCTGCAGTTCATCTGCAGTTGCCATACGAGCAGGAGTCATGGCAGTCATGTCAGGCCTTTACGACGTGGTGATGGTAGGCGGCGTCGAAAAAATGACCCACAGGAAAACCTCAGATGTCACTGAGTATCTCGCCATGGCTTGCGACTTCCCATTTGAGCAGTGGCAAGGCGCAACTTTTCCAGGTTTATTCGCTATGGTTGGCCAAGCGCACATGCACAAGTATGGCACAACTGAAAAGCAGATGGCGTTAGTCGCCGTTAAGAATCATCGCCACGGCGCAATGAACCCAAAAGCACACATGCAAAAAGAAATCTGCCTGGAAGACGCATTGTCTTCAAGGGTTGTGGCTTGGCCTCTGAAACTGTACGACTGTTCACTCATAACCGACGGAGCCAGCTGCCTAGTCTTGACCAAGCCTGAAATAGCGAAGAGATTCACTGACACGCCAGTTCACATAATCGGCTCAGGACACGCCAGCGACACGATTGGCTTGTATGAACGCGAGAACCTAACAAACCTTGACGCCGGTCGACTAGCTGGAGAGGAAGCCTACAAAATGGCAGGCATCAAGCCCGAAGACATTGACGTAGCCGAAGTTCACGACTGCTTCACAATCGCTGAGATCGTCGCGTACGAAGACCTAGGCTTCTGCCCGCGCGGCAAAGGCGGATGCCTAGTCGAGGACGGACAAACAGGGTTAGATGGCAAGGTTGCAGTTAACACGAGCGGTGGACTAAAAGCTAAAGGGCATCCTGTGGGCGCAACGGGCACGGCGCAAGCCTACGAAATCTACCTACAATTAACCGAGCAAGCGGGGAAACGACAGGTGAAAGGAGCTGAAATCGGCTTAACCCACAACATCGGAGGCTTGGGCGCAACGGGAGTAGTTAACGTTTACAAGAGGGGATGAAAAGCAGATGTCTGAAGTTCGACCTTTCACGATAGAGAGCTTCTACAAGTTTGTGGGCGAAGGCAAACTGATGGCAGCCAAATGCATCAATTGCGGAGCCGTGACTCTGCCGCCCCGACCCGCATGCTCAAAATGCTTGTCCCAAAATTTGAAATGGATTCCCGTGGACGAAGAGTGCAAACTGTTAACATACACCATGATTCACGTGTCGCCCAAAGAATTCGAATCAAAGGTTCCCTATGCCCTCGGCATCGTCAAGTTCGATGACGGAAGTCAGCTCCTAGGCATGATTCGAGACATCGAACCGAACAAGATTCAAATCGGCATGACACTCAAAGTGGACTTCGAAAAGACTTCGACATCGCCCTCAGCCCCTGCACAAACACAACCGCAATGGCCACAATGGCCAAGGTACTTTTTCAAACCAGCGTAAACAACAGTGGCATTCGGAGAAACACCACAAACTATATTATGCTGTTGGCATTCCTCTGTGCCGCAGAAATGCTTCGCGTCTGAAAAGCGGTGAAATGCAGTGAACGTAAAAGCCGTGGTGTTTGACCTTGACGGCACAATCGTCAGCTTCAACTTAGACTACAAATCAGCACGCGCAGACGTAATACAATTCTTCACTAGCCAGGGATTTCCGCAGTCAATTTTCTCGATGAACGAAAGCGTGTTTGAAATGCTGAAGAAAGCCGAAATCTACTTGCAGAACCACCGTGTAGGCGCTAAGGACCTTTCGAAGCTTAAAAAAGACGTTTGGAGTATCATGGAAAAGTACGAGATGGAAAGCGCCAAATCCACACAGCTGTTGCCTGGGATAATTGAAACGCTTCAGGCTTTGAAAAAAATGAGGCTTAAGCTGGGGCTCTTCACTGTAAACAGCCAGAGAGCAACTGAACACATTTTGTCAACGTTTCGGTTGAAGCCTTTCTTCCGAACAGTTGTAACCCGAGATTCAGTGGACTTTGTGAAGCCTAACCCGATTCACTTAGAGACTGTCTTGAAAGCATTGAAAGTCAAGCCAGAAGAAACCATAGTTATAGGCGACAGTGTACTCGACATGAAGGCAGCACAAGGACTCGATGTTTTCGCCGTTGGTACGTCAACAGGCTTTGCTACGCCAGAGCAACTGACCCGGGCAGGAGCCAACTGCCTGATCTCATCGCCGCTAGATATCATCCCTCTTGTGGAAAAACTCGACCAAACTGAATCAGCAACAGACTGACTCCATACCTAGTGATGGATTTTGAAGCTGTACCTGCTCTGTGATGGATTCGTCACTTTAGACAAGAGTTTCCTAGTTTACATGAAGTACATGGCACAGCCTTACGAGGCAGCCATAAAATCCCTCCTTATTATGGCTGAAAGTGAAAACATACTAGTTGACACTGGAATAGGCGAGCCGCCAGAAAAGTACCGAAAATTCTATGCAGTAAAAAGGGAGCCTGAGCACAACCTGAAAGCCCAACTAGCCCAGCAAAAGATGAAACCTGAAGACATAGGCATTGTGATAAACACGCATCTTCATTTTGACCATTGCGGCAATAACGCCCTTTTTCCGAACGCCAAATTCATTGTTCAAGCCGACGAATTCAGGTATGCTCAACAGCCGGAGAGATTTCAAGAAGCAGCTTACATCAAAGAGCTTTTCAACATCAAAGCCCATTACAGACTCGTTCAAGGCGGGCTTAATGTCACAGAGGACGTCTTCTTGCTTCCAACTCCAGGTCATTCTATTGGACACCAGTCAGTTGTCGTCAAGTCGGGTGAAAGGAACTATGTTTTCTGCGGCGACGCCGCGCCCGTTAAAGAAAGTCTGGAGAAGAGGAACATACCCGGCGTGCTCTACTCTTCCCATGAAGCCCTCATGTCAATTGACCGCTTGAAGGCAATAAGCAATTCAATGTACATTTACTCTCACGACAACGAACAACTAATGCTTTAGAAATGGAGCCCCGGGCGGGATTCGAACCCGCGACCTACAGCTTTCTTGAGCCTATGTATACAAGGCTATTGCTCTACCGGCTGAGCTACCGAGGCACACTCATCAACAACAAGCAACCTAATATTTTAAAATTTGGTGACGAGAAAAAAACAAGTTCTTGGTGCCGGGGGCGGGATTCGAGCCCGCGACTTCTGGACTGGGCGTTTGCCCCTTTGTTCTCCAGATTATGAGTCTGGCGCCCAAACCAAGCTAGGCTACCCCGGCAAACGTGCCATAGCTCTAGCGCGAGCGTTAATTTGAGGCTTTCTAATGCCGCCTAGGTTATATTTTGGTTTTGGACTGCGTGTAGTTTGTCTTCATTCACACACGCTTATTATCAGCGACAGAAGAAAGACGCATCAGAATGGTGATTCGAACATGGAAATAGAAGACATAATGATAAACAAAGTGGTTACGATAGATCCAAACGCCACTATTAGAGATGCTGCCAAACTCATGAACAAGCATGAAATTGGGTGCCTTATAGCGATCAAGAAGGGAAAAGCCTTGGGCATAATGACTGAAAGAGACTTGCTGAAGAGAATTGTGGAACAAGGCTTGAACCCACAAAAAACTAAGGTTCACCAGATAATGTCCAAACGCCTAGTCGTAGGCGCACCGCATATGGAGATTGCAGACGCCGTTAGACTGATGCTGCAGAAGAAAATCAAGAAACTGCCCATCGTCGAAGAGGGCACGATAATCGGTTTGATAACACTGACTGACATCGCGCGGACAGCGCGCATTGAACCTCAAATGGTAGGCGTCATCAAAGAACTTCAAAAGTCAGGTTGGCTGCCACCCAAGCACATGAAAAAAGTATTAGACTTCTATGTAGTTTAAGAATCAGTGTTTTTCAAGCCGTTTAACTGTGTCACGTGTTCCAACGTACACCACGTCAGCAAGGCCTATGAACAATCCAGTTTCAACTACGCCAGAAACACACTTAAGCCTAGTGTCAAGCTCCTTTGGATCCTCGATTTTCTTCATCCACACATCCAAAAGAAAATTCCCATTGTCAGTCACAACGGGTCCGACTTTGCCCGTTCCCATGCGGAGAACAGGTTTACCTCTAAACTCGCGAATCTTTGACATGACCGTAGCTACGGCGAATGGTAAGACTTCAACCGGCACAGGATGATTAACTCCAAGACGCTTGACAAGCTTGGTTTCATCAATAACTATCACCTTCTGCTTGGAAGCCAAGGCGACTATTTTCTCTCTCGCCAAAGCGCCGCCCATACCTTTTATCATGTTCAAGTCTGGGTCAACTTGGTCAGCTCCATCTATCGTTAGATCAAGTTGCGGATGCTCATCCAAAGTTGTTACTTGTATGCCGCAGTCCACAGCCAGTGAGAATGCTTGATGCGACGTTGGCACTCCGAGAATGCACCATTTCCTTTGACGAACAAGCTTGCCTATTTCATGTATAGCATAGGCTGCAGTGCTTCCGCTGCCAAGTCCAATGACCTGATTATTCTTGACGTGTTTAACGGCTTCTCTGGCAGCGCGCTTCTTGGCATCTTCAACCCAACCTGTGCTGCTAGCTTTCGCCTTCAACTTCCATCTGTCCTAGTCTTTCAAGAACCTTCTCAACTTCAGCCCTAATCTCTTCAATTCGTTTTTGAGCGTCGCTCCTAGGCGTTGGCGCTAGTGTAGGCTTTTTGCGAGGCTTCTTCTTATCTTTCTCCTTTTCTTTCTCGGGTTCTTCCATCGATTCCAAGCCACGCGTTGGCAGTTCAACTTTGGTAGTTGCAGCCTCTTCCTCAGCCGCCTTTATTTCCAACCGCGTTCTAAGTTCATCCACCTTCTGACCTAGCTCATCGAAGCGCTCGCTGAACAGCTTAACCAAGTCGTCCTGCATCGATTCAAGTTCATGCAATGCCACAACAGATTCGCTCTTTGAAATGCTGTCCCGAATAGTAAGCATTCGATCTTTGTAGTGTTCGCCGATTTTCTCCCTTTCTTCCTCCGTTATCTTGCCTTCAGCTTGGGCTTCATACAAACGTCGAATGGCAAAGCTCAATATCTCTCGCTCAAGGTCAAGCATCTTGAGCTTTTCCTTAGCCTCTTTAGCTTCCTCTGTTGTGACTGTGTGCTGCGACGTTAGTGAAAATCGCTTTGTCCACGCTTCTGTCGGGGAAACAGCTGCTGGCTCAGGCGCAACTTTCTTTTTGGCTTTTCCCATTCTCGTGGCATAAAACACGACGAGAGCGGTTGCAACTGCTCCACCCACTGCTAGAGCATAAAATAGCCACTCGGAATCTGCCACGAGGTTCCCTCAACTGACATCAACGTTTTTCATCGTAGGTGGTATATAAAATTGATATCACGCTTTCAACGTGGCGACAAACAACTCAGCAGAGCGACCTGAACTCGAGCAGCAGATTCCAGGCAAGTGCTCAACCTTAACTTTTGAAAACGCTTTCTTGGTTGCTTGCTCAATCTGTTTAGAGTCAAAACCTAGGTGGACGTCGCCCATCTCGTCTCTGAATTCGGCGAAAGTGTGAGTGCATAGGTCAACTATCACAGCTTTTCCAGCCTTGTTCAGGACTTGCCGAACACTCTTGAAAACCTTGTTTATGTCTGGGCAGTGGTGCAGCATAAGGGTCGAGAACACAGCGTCGAATCGCTTTGGAATTGTCGCGTATTTCCGAGCCATGTCCGTGCTTCCTTGGATGTTTTCAGCTATTCCAAAAAATGGGATGATATGCTCTTTTTTCTTTTTTAGAGCCAATAGCATGGCAGGTGTGGGGTCCATGGCGTAGAACGAGGCATGAGGCATAAGCTTCCTGACTTTTGAAGCCAATTTTACTGTGAAGAAGCCTGAGCCAGCTCCCATGTCCAGAATCTGGGCGGTTGGCTTGAGTTTTGGAGTGGAGTTTAGGCGAGTTACGATGGAGTCCACTATCCTTTCAATCCCTTCCTTGCCGAAGTATCCTAGAACGATTTTGTCTCTTCTTTCAGCCTCTTTCTCGGTAAAATGGCCGATCTCTTGAACAAGAATGCTGACGTTTTCGGCATTTAGTTCACGCAACAGATCAGTCAGTTTAGCTGTGTGTAGGTATTGTTCAAGAGTGAGCTGAGGCATGGTTACTCCTCTCTAGGTTTCTTTCTGCCCAGTCGAATCTTGGCGGTCAATATCTTCTCTGTGGCAAACAGCCTAGCGGCTACGAAGAGTATCACGACTGTGAATATAGCCACGTATCCAATGCCTAAGGCAGCAGTGAAATAATCACCTGTTATGGTTGCTCGAGCTGCCAACATTGGGTGCGTGAACGGTAACGCTAGCAGAAATATTCTGAATCCTAGAGGAAGTGTGTTGATGTCGGCAAACATTAGCACTAGCATGGGAATGAGCAGCGGGGTGTACACGAAGCCAAGCAAGGATTGAGCTCCACGCACATCTTCGGCGAAGACTGAAACCACAACAGCTAATGCCAGCGCTGCGAGCAGTGCAACGAAAACCGAGAGCCCAAGAATAATATAGCTTAGAAGACTAGGTGCCATGCCAACTGCGGCGAGGTCGATGGGCTGCTGTGCTACTGCTCCGAAAGTGAATGAACCCATGTAATAAATTACGCCCAGAACTGTGGTTACAGCGCCGATTGCTGCAACAACCGTTGATCCTGCAAGCTTCCCCATCAGCAACGTGAAGCGACTCAGGGGCAAACTCATCAGCGTTTCCAAGGTTTTTTCTTCTTTCTCGGTTGCCACCGATGTTGCTGCCAACTGCATGGCCAAGATGATTAACATGAACAGAGCTAGAGGCAATCCTAATGACTGCGATTGAGCAAATGCGAACAGAGCTGATGGGTTCACGTCGGCTGGTTTTCCTTTGATAATGGAGTTTTCTGATACATTGATGGGGTCCAGGACAGTCTGTGGGTTGGAGAACTCTTTCTGAACAATTTCGTGTATCAGTTTCTGTTCAAATGAGTCTACCAAGCTCTGGGTAATCGTGAGAGTGAGCGACTCGGTGATTCCGCCTCCTCTGAAGACCCCGTAGACTCTCAAAAAGCCTTGCTCGCCTTCAGTGATGTTTTTGCTAAAGCCGTCCGGGATGATCAGCACTGAGGTTACATTCGATGCTTGAGCCGCTTCGGCAATCTCGTCCATGTTTCGCGCTTCAATAGACTCAACTTTCACGTTTGGTATCGATCTCAAGAAGTCTGTCAAATTCCGGGCTACAGGCCCTTCGTCGAAGTCTGCAACTGCGATTGGCACAGTTCGTATGCTTTCTTGCATGGCTTCGGTTGAGGTGCGCAGCATAAACCCCATTAGTGGGAAGATGAGAAGAGGAGCCAAAACCATGCCTAGCAGTATTCGTGGGTCGCGCACCATCTCTTTGACTTCTTTCAAGATTATGTTGACCAATGCGCTAGGCAAGACCTGCCACCTCCACAAACACTTCCTCCAAATTCGCCGCCTTATGCTTAGATTTGAGCTCCGATGGCGAACCTTCGACAATGATTTTGCCCTTGTTCACCAGTGCCACTTGATCGCAGAGCTGTTCAACCTCGAGCATGTTGTGGCTGGAAAGCAGAACTGTGACCTTGTGCTCCTTGGAGTATCGTTTGATTATTTCTCGAACGTGGTAAGCGTGTAACACGTCCAAGCCGCCGGTCGGCTCATCCAACATGGCAAGTTTGGGTTTGTTCATTAATGCACGTGCTACGAGTAGTCGTCGCTTCATGCCTTTGCTGTAAGTTTTCACTCTATCCTTTAACCTGTCTCCGAGACCTGAGATCTTAGCTGCATCTTCAACCATTCGCGTCAGATCATCATTGCTCTGACTGTTGAATTTGCCCATGAACTGCAGGTACTCGTAACCTGAAAGGTTCTTGTAAGCACCAGCCTCCTCAGGCAAATAAGTAATGAGCTTTCGAACTTCAGAAGCTTCGTGAACAACGTCTCGACCAAAGACTCGTGCTGAGCCGTGAGTTGGCAAAATCAGCGTCGAAATAATCCTGAGCGCAGTTGTTTTTCCTGCGCCGTTTGGTCCAATCAACCCGTATATTCTGCCTTCTTCAACCCGGAATGTCAAACTGTCTAGTGCGAGGATGTCTCCGAGGCGTTTTGTCAAGCCGGAGGCTTCGACAGCGTTAGTCATGTCTTATTCCACTTTTCTCGAAAGAAACTCCTCGAGGCTTATAGGATTTTGCCAAACAGGCATGATGTTAGTCTATTTAGGGCTGAGTTGCTCTTCGCGTGTGGTGGGGCCGGCAGGAGTTGAACCTGCGACCTACGGGTTTCTCCTTTTTTTGACCGCTCCAGAACTTCTTCATTCTCACGGTCGTGAGTCCGCAAACCCGTATTCTTGTGGCTTGCTTTCTGGAGCCCGTCGTCATCCCTGGCTAGACTACGACCCCACCATTGGCTAGCCACCTTCAAGACAAGGCATGATCAAAATATAACCATTGTTCTCTGCTGGTCTATTAGTATGAGCTGGAGAAAAAATTTTTGAGGTTAGGGTTGAGCCTGTTCTGTTTGTGTTTTGGGCTGGGTTTTGTTTTCAGTTGGTGTCTTGTGCTCTGTTTTTCGTGGTTTAGCGTGTGTTTCTATGTTGGTTAGCGTGGAGTTGCAACATAGTTAGCGTGAAGTTAGCGATGTTGTTGATGTATAGTCTTTGGTGGGGGTGCGGCTGAAGCTGTGTGGACATCGTCGTCAGAGTGTTCCGGGTGACATCAACAAGGTTTGAGCGTTGTTTCTATGGGTCTGTTTGGGTTTTTGTATGGTGGTCTTGGCTCTGTTCGATCCTTGTTTTGCGTCAGGTTTAGGTATGGCTTCGTCAACGGTGGCGTTGTGGAGCTGGTTTCTGTTTCAGATGTTATTAACTTCCTGTTAGAGCAGTTAATAATAATGTATGTGGGCGTTGTGTTTTGGGTTCTGTTATGTGTTGTCTAGCTTGGAGTTTCATGTTGGTTAGCGCACTTTTCAACATATCTTAACGCACTTTTCCATGTTGGTTTCCGTGTTGTTTGTGGTGATCTAACGATGAACCTAACGAGGGTTTTTCCATAGGTGGTGCGGGGGAGGGGTGGGACTTGGGCCACCGATGTTTTCGTTCGAGGATTTCGCAAAGTGGAAGCTTCTCTTTCGGTTTAGCGAAAAGTATATTTGCTTATTCCAAGCTGCTTAGGTGGGGTTGCCGGCCATAGGGCGTGGGACCCACCCGATCCCTTTCCGAACTCGGCAGTTAAACCGCGCTCCGTTTTCGGTTCTAGTGTGGTCTTCGGCCATGCGAAGCCGAGAAAGCTGGCTGCCCCACTCAATCTAGGCTAGGCCTCCGTGGAATCACGAAACATTTTAATTGCTCTTCACCGTCTTTTCAGCATCTAACATCAAAAAGACTGAGGGAAAATCCTCAAGATTTATTACAAAGAACGTGCAGTTCAAAAGGAGTGAAACCTGATTGATATCGCTTCCATCATTAGCCCTCCAATTGGGGCTTCCTCAGGATCTCGCTGGCTGGATTTTTCAATTCGTATTCATGGCCATATTCGTAGTCTTCATGTTCTATGGACAGCGCATCCAAATGATGATCATGGTGCGCGAGGTCGAAGGCTCACTTTTCAAACTTAAATTCATGCGAGACGAAGCTCGAAAAACCGCCATAACCAACATCAAAGAGATAGGCAAACTTGAAGGAGATCCAACCGGGCAGATTGACAGATTCCTCGAATACTTCGCCATCCCGCCAGTAGACCTTGATCCTTCAGGCGTCATTTGGCGGCTTGAACACATGCTCGACGTCCGAGACGTTCGTTTCAAAGACGACGTGAAACTAATGGCGCCAAAAGCTGTTGAAACGGAGATCAACAACCTTGAAATGATGCTTGAAGCTGCACTCGCCTTGAACATCATCTACCGAGTAATTCGCCACTTCTATCTGCTGGGCAAGAAAACACTAAGCCTCTACGTCATAATGCAGCTCCAAATGGTTCTACCACTTATCATGCGCGAAGCAGAAGCCTACGCCGCCGCTCAAAAAGCCTTCATGCTCGGACAGCCAATAGGTGACGGTGCAGGCGCCCTAGTCGCCGCCAAGCTCATGCAAGGCTACGAAAAGACCAAAGTGGAAAAAGACATGATACTAGCTCAAGTGCCGATTGAAGGACGAAACGCCTATGTGCTAAAGGCTGAAGGCCCAGGCGGAAACGTAGGCAAACCAGGCGAAGCAATTAAACAAGTGATCGAGCAGAACGAGGGCAAGATCAGCCTAGCCATCCTCATCGACGCAGGCTTGAAGCTTGAAGGCGAAAAAACAGGCGAGGTCGCTGAAGGAATCGGCGCGGCTATCGGTGGTCCAGAAGTTGACAAATACAAGGTGGAAGAAGCAGCGCTGAAGCACAAGGTGCCAGTGAACGCAATAATAATCAGGGAAGATATAGGTGATGCGGTTTCCCCTATGAGAAAGGAAATCGTTGACGCTAT
It encodes the following:
- a CDS encoding type II toxin-antitoxin system HicB family antitoxin; translated protein: MVEVKNLKLTVVLRKEEEGGYSAQCLELPGAISQGETRKETLTNIREAIEGYLEAFPEELEHLKRKRELVQITV
- a CDS encoding type II toxin-antitoxin system HicA family toxin, yielding MKALNKADFKVVHQRGSHIFLTDGKHKVTVPRHEAVKKGTLLSIMAQAGLTKEEFLKLLRKK
- a CDS encoding DUF2283 domain-containing protein codes for the protein MEATVENIEKLDVTYDKERDILYISFGKPTEADESKLTQNDIVVRYKHGKVIGLTVISFSKRLPSEHQTAQ
- a CDS encoding M20/M25/M40 family metallo-hydrolase, yielding MNAVEILKQLIEFPTYQVTLDKVEKGMQDCAHFLSAQLEALGFQVTLDDLFNVTAERTFNGDKVFLLNTHFDTVPPSIEWGDALVPKRKGTRLIGLGASDAKGGIAATLAALSCLDSSRFAKLIVQFVNYEDNGIQLGGKRLLGMPYFLSNNRGFTADYGVNIEPTVRNDKWTVSLGCTGRVSFTVTTIGKEAHSSTPHQGKNAIYDMVNVIAALRQIPLGKFKMGDFVGEMPVNVALIEGGRAINIVPSECRITCERRILPNEDPQAIIQTIRSALENLQDVKVKCEFSSNVQLPYLVDKEEDVVKLAVKSCERVVGYQPQLRIGLGRTDSMYLYHMAGIKTVIMGPGHVGHVIGENISIDRLDEFAVMLGHLLKREA
- a CDS encoding thiolase domain-containing protein — protein: MSADKILQWDAEPVWNDFNMGSAISSASKFMGACTFMSGKPLVSIVTAGMSKFGRFDGVYGRELFVEAAKDAYEKCPNLDPKRDIKALIVGQMGESFEHQGHTGPTVADWIGLTPIPTMRTEAACSSSAVAIRAGVMAVMSGLYDVVMVGGVEKMTHRKTSDVTEYLAMACDFPFEQWQGATFPGLFAMVGQAHMHKYGTTEKQMALVAVKNHRHGAMNPKAHMQKEICLEDALSSRVVAWPLKLYDCSLITDGASCLVLTKPEIAKRFTDTPVHIIGSGHASDTIGLYERENLTNLDAGRLAGEEAYKMAGIKPEDIDVAEVHDCFTIAEIVAYEDLGFCPRGKGGCLVEDGQTGLDGKVAVNTSGGLKAKGHPVGATGTAQAYEIYLQLTEQAGKRQVKGAEIGLTHNIGGLGATGVVNVYKRG
- a CDS encoding Zn-ribbon domain-containing OB-fold protein; amino-acid sequence: MSEVRPFTIESFYKFVGEGKLMAAKCINCGAVTLPPRPACSKCLSQNLKWIPVDEECKLLTYTMIHVSPKEFESKVPYALGIVKFDDGSQLLGMIRDIEPNKIQIGMTLKVDFEKTSTSPSAPAQTQPQWPQWPRYFFKPA
- a CDS encoding HAD family hydrolase codes for the protein MNVKAVVFDLDGTIVSFNLDYKSARADVIQFFTSQGFPQSIFSMNESVFEMLKKAEIYLQNHRVGAKDLSKLKKDVWSIMEKYEMESAKSTQLLPGIIETLQALKKMRLKLGLFTVNSQRATEHILSTFRLKPFFRTVVTRDSVDFVKPNPIHLETVLKALKVKPEETIVIGDSVLDMKAAQGLDVFAVGTSTGFATPEQLTRAGANCLISSPLDIIPLVEKLDQTESATD
- a CDS encoding N-acyl homoserine lactonase family protein, which produces MKLYLLCDGFVTLDKSFLVYMKYMAQPYEAAIKSLLIMAESENILVDTGIGEPPEKYRKFYAVKREPEHNLKAQLAQQKMKPEDIGIVINTHLHFDHCGNNALFPNAKFIVQADEFRYAQQPERFQEAAYIKELFNIKAHYRLVQGGLNVTEDVFLLPTPGHSIGHQSVVVKSGERNYVFCGDAAPVKESLEKRNIPGVLYSSHEALMSIDRLKAISNSMYIYSHDNEQLML
- a CDS encoding CBS domain-containing protein gives rise to the protein MEIEDIMINKVVTIDPNATIRDAAKLMNKHEIGCLIAIKKGKALGIMTERDLLKRIVEQGLNPQKTKVHQIMSKRLVVGAPHMEIADAVRLMLQKKIKKLPIVEEGTIIGLITLTDIARTARIEPQMVGVIKELQKSGWLPPKHMKKVLDFYVV